In Pseudomonas fluorescens, the following are encoded in one genomic region:
- the dapE gene encoding succinyl-diaminopimelate desuccinylase has protein sequence MTAHADLSPTLQLAIDLIRRPSVTPIDADCQKQMMQRLGDAGFTLEPMRIEDVDNFWATHGQDDGPVLCFAGHTDVVPTGPVTAWQIEPFNALIDEHGMLCGRGAADMKGSLAAMTVASERFVADYPNHKGKVAFLITSDEEGPAHHGTKAVVERLAARKERLDWCIVGEPSSTTLVGDVVKNGRRGSLGAKLTVHGVQGHVAYPHLAKNPIHLAAPALAELAAEHWDHGNDFFPPTSFQISNVNSGTGATNVIPGDLVAVFNFRFSTESTVEGLQKRVTNILDKHGLDWHIDWALSGLPFLTEPGALLDAVSASIKDITGRETKASTSGGTSDGRFIATMGTQVVELGPVNATIHQVNERVLAADLDVLTEIYYQTLIKLLA, from the coding sequence ATGACGGCCCACGCCGACCTTTCGCCGACCCTCCAACTCGCCATCGACCTGATCCGCCGTCCGTCCGTGACGCCGATCGACGCCGATTGCCAGAAGCAGATGATGCAGCGCCTGGGCGATGCCGGTTTCACCCTGGAACCGATGCGCATCGAAGATGTGGATAACTTCTGGGCCACCCATGGCCAGGACGACGGTCCGGTGCTGTGCTTCGCCGGCCACACCGACGTGGTCCCGACCGGCCCGGTGACGGCCTGGCAGATCGAACCGTTCAACGCACTGATCGACGAACACGGCATGCTCTGCGGCCGTGGCGCCGCCGACATGAAAGGCAGCCTCGCTGCCATGACCGTCGCCTCCGAGCGTTTTGTCGCCGACTACCCGAATCACAAGGGAAAAGTCGCGTTCCTGATCACCAGCGACGAAGAAGGCCCGGCGCACCACGGCACCAAGGCCGTGGTCGAACGCCTCGCCGCGCGCAAGGAACGTCTGGACTGGTGCATCGTCGGCGAACCGTCGAGCACCACCCTGGTGGGTGACGTGGTCAAGAACGGCCGTCGCGGCTCCCTTGGCGCCAAGCTGACCGTACACGGTGTGCAAGGCCACGTGGCCTACCCGCACCTGGCCAAGAACCCGATCCACCTCGCTGCCCCGGCCCTGGCCGAACTGGCTGCCGAGCACTGGGATCACGGTAACGATTTCTTCCCGCCGACCAGTTTCCAGATCTCCAACGTCAATTCCGGCACCGGCGCGACCAACGTGATCCCGGGTGACCTGGTGGCGGTGTTCAACTTCCGCTTCTCCACCGAGTCCACCGTCGAAGGCCTGCAAAAGCGCGTCACCAACATTCTCGACAAGCATGGCCTGGACTGGCACATCGACTGGGCACTGTCCGGCCTGCCGTTCCTCACCGAACCGGGCGCGCTGCTCGACGCGGTGTCGGCGAGCATCAAGGACATCACCGGTCGCGAAACAAAAGCGTCCACCAGCGGTGGTACCTCCGATGGCCGCTTCATCGCGACCATGGGTACCCAAGTGGTTGAGCTGGGCCCGGTCAACGCGACCATCCACCAGGTCAACGAACGCGTGCTGGCCGCCGATCTCGACGTGCTGACCGAGATCTACTACCAGACCCTGATCAAGTTGCTCGCCTGA
- a CDS encoding YbaY family lipoprotein, with amino-acid sequence MKKLPLIAAAVLLTACQHPTPAPKASLDGEVFYLQRIALPPTAILSVSLQDISLADAPAKVIDEQRGQVKGQVPLAFHLSYDPLKVEPNHRYSVSARIEVDGKLMFITTENHPVRLDGTDPQPLKVRVDPARY; translated from the coding sequence ATGAAAAAACTGCCCCTGATCGCAGCCGCCGTCCTACTGACAGCCTGCCAGCACCCGACACCGGCGCCCAAGGCCTCCCTTGATGGCGAAGTCTTCTACCTGCAACGCATCGCCCTGCCACCGACGGCGATCCTGAGCGTCAGCCTGCAGGACATTTCACTCGCCGATGCTCCGGCGAAAGTCATCGACGAACAGCGCGGCCAGGTCAAAGGCCAGGTGCCCCTGGCCTTCCATCTCAGCTACGACCCGCTGAAGGTAGAGCCCAACCACCGTTACTCGGTCAGCGCGCGCATTGAAGTCGACGGCAAACTGATGTTCATCACCACCGAGAATCATCCCGTGCGCCTGGACGGCACCGATCCACAACCGCTGAAGGTCCGCGTCGACCCAGCCCGCTACTAA
- a CDS encoding DUF4197 domain-containing protein, translating into MFRPTLRFAGLCAGLMICANALALSLTDLSQKDATGGLKDALTQGAQLAVKQLGTPGGFSNDPDVKIELPGKLGKVASKMKQFGMGDQVDELEASMNKAAETAVTQAQPILVDAVKKMTVEDAKGILSGGNDSATQYLNKTSREQIRARFLPIVKQATDKVGLAQQYNSFAGQAATMGVVDAKNANVENYVTEQALNGLFEMIGKQEETIRQNPAAAATSLAKKVFGTL; encoded by the coding sequence ATGTTCCGCCCTACCCTCCGCTTTGCCGGCCTGTGCGCTGGCTTGATGATCTGTGCCAACGCCCTGGCGCTGTCCCTCACTGACCTGTCGCAGAAAGACGCCACCGGCGGGCTCAAGGACGCACTGACCCAAGGCGCGCAACTGGCCGTCAAACAACTCGGCACCCCGGGTGGTTTCAGCAACGACCCGGACGTGAAAATCGAACTGCCGGGCAAGCTGGGCAAGGTCGCGAGCAAGATGAAACAGTTCGGCATGGGTGACCAGGTCGATGAACTGGAAGCCAGCATGAACAAAGCGGCCGAAACCGCCGTGACCCAGGCCCAGCCAATCCTCGTCGATGCCGTGAAGAAAATGACCGTGGAAGATGCCAAGGGCATCCTCAGCGGCGGCAACGACTCGGCCACTCAGTACCTGAACAAGACCAGCCGCGAACAGATCCGTGCCAGGTTCCTGCCCATCGTCAAGCAAGCCACTGACAAGGTTGGCCTGGCCCAGCAGTACAACTCGTTCGCCGGACAAGCGGCGACCATGGGCGTAGTGGATGCGAAGAATGCCAACGTCGAAAACTACGTCACCGAGCAGGCGTTGAATGGCTTGTTCGAGATGATCGGCAAACAGGAAGAAACCATCCGCCAGAACCCGGCGGCTGCGGCGACCAGTTTGGCGAAGAAGGTGTTTGGCACGCTCTGA
- the plsB gene encoding glycerol-3-phosphate 1-O-acyltransferase PlsB: protein MTRSPFRRLVFGTLRRLLYLWVRSETINQSSFTLNLDRSRPVFYVLQNPSLTDLAVVDTECSKAGLPRPVLPVSVGNLLEPAAFFYLTPDPDWLGRQDKRGAPPTLTRLVSALSQNAAEDAQIIPVSVFWGQSPDSENSPWKLLFADSWAVTGRLRRLLSVIVLGRKTRVQFSAPIHLRELIEHDKGHERTVRMAQRILRVHFRNLKAAVIGPDISHRRNLVKGLLNQPQVKQAILDEAERENISPEKAKAQALRYGNEIASDYTYTAIRFMEVVLSWFWNKIYDGIKVNHIEGVQKVAQGHEVIYVPCHRSHIDYLLLSYLLFRNGLTPPHIAAGINLNMPVIGGLLRRGGAFFMRRTFKGNLLYTSVFNEYLHTLFTKGFPVEYFVEGGRSRTGRMLQPKTGMLAITLRSFLRSSRMPIVFVPVYIGYERVLEGRTYLGELRGAAKKKESIFDIFKVIGALKQRFGQVAVNFGEPIKLAEFLDGEQPDWRQQELGPQFRPAWLNETTNRLGEKVARHLNEAAAINPVNLVALALLSTTRLALDDRAMARVLDLYLALLRKVPYSPHTTLPEGDGRALIEHVKDMDLLSEQSDALGKILYLGEQNAVLMTYYRNNVLHIFALPALLASFFQSASRMSREQILRYTRALYPYLQAELFIRWSLDELDAVIDQWLEAFVEQGLLRFENDVYLRPAPSSRHFVLLTLLSKSIAQTLQRFYMTVSLLLNSGQNSISAEELEDLCTVMAQRLSILHGLNAPEFFDKSLFRHFIQTMLDLDVLKRDEAGKLSYHELLGELAEGAAKRVLPAEIRLSIRQVALHRSEDAADQATPPVQSV, encoded by the coding sequence ATGACCCGCTCCCCGTTCCGCCGTCTTGTGTTTGGCACCCTGCGCCGACTGTTGTACCTCTGGGTTCGCTCCGAGACGATCAACCAGTCGTCGTTCACCCTCAACCTCGACCGCAGTCGTCCGGTGTTCTACGTCCTGCAAAACCCTTCGCTGACCGACCTCGCCGTGGTCGACACCGAGTGCAGCAAGGCCGGCCTGCCACGCCCGGTGCTGCCGGTGTCGGTGGGCAACCTGCTGGAACCTGCCGCGTTCTTCTACCTGACTCCCGATCCTGACTGGCTCGGCCGCCAGGACAAGCGTGGCGCGCCACCGACACTGACCCGCCTGGTCAGCGCCCTGAGCCAGAACGCCGCCGAAGACGCGCAGATCATTCCGGTCAGCGTGTTCTGGGGCCAGTCGCCGGACAGCGAAAACAGCCCGTGGAAACTCCTGTTCGCCGACAGCTGGGCGGTTACCGGGCGCCTGCGTCGCTTGCTGAGCGTCATCGTACTGGGACGCAAGACCCGCGTGCAGTTCTCCGCGCCGATCCACCTGCGCGAACTGATCGAGCACGACAAGGGCCACGAGCGCACCGTGCGCATGGCCCAGCGCATCCTGCGGGTGCATTTCCGCAACCTGAAGGCCGCGGTGATCGGCCCGGACATTTCCCACCGCCGCAACCTGGTCAAAGGCCTGCTGAACCAGCCGCAGGTCAAACAAGCGATCCTCGACGAAGCCGAGCGCGAGAACATCTCGCCGGAGAAAGCCAAAGCCCAGGCGCTGCGCTACGGTAACGAAATCGCCTCGGACTACACCTACACTGCGATCCGTTTTATGGAAGTGGTGCTGAGCTGGTTCTGGAACAAGATCTACGACGGCATCAAGGTCAACCACATCGAGGGCGTGCAGAAGGTCGCCCAGGGTCACGAAGTAATCTACGTGCCGTGCCACCGCAGCCACATCGACTATCTGCTGCTGTCCTATCTACTGTTCCGCAACGGCCTGACCCCTCCGCACATTGCCGCGGGCATCAACCTGAACATGCCCGTGATCGGCGGCCTGCTGCGTCGCGGCGGCGCGTTTTTCATGCGCCGCACGTTCAAGGGCAACCTGCTGTACACCTCGGTGTTCAACGAATACCTGCACACCCTGTTCACCAAGGGTTTCCCGGTGGAATATTTCGTCGAGGGTGGCCGCTCGCGCACCGGGCGCATGCTGCAACCGAAGACCGGGATGCTGGCGATCACCCTGCGCAGCTTCCTGCGCTCATCACGCATGCCCATCGTGTTCGTGCCGGTGTACATCGGCTACGAGCGCGTATTGGAAGGTCGAACCTATCTTGGCGAGTTGCGCGGTGCGGCCAAGAAGAAAGAGTCGATCTTCGATATTTTCAAAGTCATCGGCGCGCTCAAACAGCGCTTCGGCCAGGTGGCGGTGAACTTCGGCGAGCCGATCAAACTGGCGGAATTCCTCGACGGCGAACAGCCGGACTGGCGCCAACAGGAACTCGGCCCGCAGTTCAGACCCGCCTGGCTCAACGAAACCACCAATCGTCTTGGCGAGAAAGTCGCCCGGCATCTGAACGAAGCGGCGGCGATCAACCCGGTCAACCTGGTGGCACTGGCGCTGCTGTCGACCACCCGACTAGCGCTGGATGACCGGGCTATGGCGCGGGTGCTGGACCTGTACCTGGCGCTGCTGCGCAAGGTGCCGTACTCGCCGCACACCACCCTGCCGGAAGGCGATGGCCGGGCGCTGATCGAGCACGTGAAGGACATGGACCTTCTATCCGAGCAGAGCGATGCGTTGGGCAAGATCCTGTATCTGGGCGAGCAGAATGCGGTCCTGATGACCTACTACCGCAACAACGTGCTGCACATCTTCGCACTGCCGGCGTTGCTGGCGAGCTTCTTCCAGAGCGCCTCGCGCATGAGCCGCGAACAGATCCTGCGCTACACCCGCGCGCTGTACCCGTACCTGCAAGCGGAGCTGTTCATTCGCTGGTCGCTGGACGAACTGGATGCGGTGATCGATCAATGGCTGGAGGCGTTCGTCGAGCAAGGCCTGCTGCGTTTCGAAAACGACGTGTACCTGCGTCCGGCGCCAAGCTCGCGGCATTTCGTGCTGCTGACCTTGCTGTCGAAAAGCATCGCCCAGACTTTGCAGCGCTTCTACATGACCGTGTCCCTGCTGCTCAACAGTGGCCAGAACAGCATCAGCGCCGAAGAGCTGGAGGACTTGTGCACGGTCATGGCCCAGCGCCTGTCGATCCTGCATGGCCTGAACGCCCCGGAATTCTTCGACAAGAGCCTGTTCCGCCACTTCATCCAGACCATGCTCGACCTCGACGTGCTCAAACGTGATGAAGCGGGCAAGCTGAGCTATCACGAACTGCTCGGTGAACTGGCCGAAGGCGCGGCCAAGCGCGTATTGCCAGCGGAGATTCGTTTGTCGATTCGGCAGGTGGCGTTGCATCGTAGTGAAGATGCCGCCGACCAAGCCACCCCACCTGTACAAAGCGTCTAG
- a CDS encoding cold-shock protein produces the protein MATRETGNVKWFNDAKGYGFIQREDGVDVFVHYRAIRGEGHRSLAEGQQVEYAVVEGQKGLQAEDVVGL, from the coding sequence ATGGCAACACGCGAAACCGGCAACGTGAAGTGGTTCAACGACGCCAAGGGCTACGGCTTCATTCAGCGCGAGGACGGGGTGGACGTATTCGTGCACTACCGCGCGATTCGCGGTGAAGGCCACCGTTCACTGGCCGAGGGCCAGCAGGTTGAATACGCGGTGGTGGAAGGGCAGAAGGGGTTGCAGGCTGAGGATGTTGTAGGTCTGTAA
- a CDS encoding putative RNA methyltransferase yields the protein MLACPICSEPLNAVDNGVACPAGHRFDRARQGYLNLLPVQHKNSRDPGDNQAMVEARRDFLNAGHYAPVAKRLAELAAGYAPQHWLDIGCGEGYYTAQIAEALPDAEGYALDISREAVKRACKRNPQLTWLIASMARVPLAPGSCQFLASVFSPLDWEEAKRLLSPGGGLMKVGPTSGHLMELRERLYDEVREYIDDKHLDLVPEGMVLAHSETLTFKLTLDKPQDRANLLAMTPHGWRASAERRTAVIEQAESFETTVSMRYDYFVLQ from the coding sequence ATGCTTGCGTGCCCGATCTGCAGTGAGCCGCTGAATGCGGTGGACAACGGCGTGGCCTGCCCCGCCGGGCATCGTTTCGACCGCGCGCGCCAGGGTTACTTGAACCTGCTGCCGGTGCAGCACAAGAACAGCCGCGACCCTGGGGATAACCAGGCGATGGTCGAAGCCCGCCGCGACTTTTTGAATGCCGGGCACTACGCCCCGGTGGCCAAGCGTCTGGCGGAGCTGGCCGCTGGTTACGCACCACAGCACTGGCTGGACATCGGTTGTGGCGAGGGTTACTACACCGCGCAAATCGCCGAAGCCCTGCCGGATGCCGAAGGTTATGCCCTGGACATCTCCCGCGAAGCGGTCAAACGCGCCTGCAAACGCAACCCGCAGCTCACCTGGTTGATCGCCAGCATGGCGCGAGTTCCACTGGCGCCAGGCAGCTGTCAGTTCCTCGCCAGTGTCTTCAGCCCCCTGGATTGGGAAGAAGCCAAGCGCCTGCTCAGCCCCGGCGGCGGCCTGATGAAGGTCGGGCCGACCAGCGGCCATCTGATGGAACTGCGTGAGCGGCTGTACGACGAAGTGCGCGAGTACATTGACGACAAGCATCTGGACCTGGTGCCGGAAGGCATGGTGCTGGCGCACAGCGAGACGCTGACGTTCAAGCTGACGCTGGACAAGCCGCAGGACCGCGCCAACCTGCTGGCGATGACGCCCCATGGCTGGCGTGCCAGTGCCGAGCGCCGGACAGCGGTTATCGAACAGGCCGAGTCGTTCGAGACCACCGTATCAATGCGCTACGATTATTTCGTTCTTCAATAA